DNA from Bacteroidales bacterium:
TCAGAATTAAGTTCTGCAATTTCGGTAACTGAATTAATTATATCGGCAGGAGTTCCCGCATTCATGTCAGCTTGAAATAATTTTCTGTTACCCGTCATGTAAAGTTTTGAAGCATCAGGAGAAAATTCACAACCATAAGCAGAATAAACAGAAGGTATTGTAAACACGTTTGAGATTATTCCTGTTAAATTATTAAAATCAAAAACTTGATATTGCTTTGCAAGAAGAACAGCAACTACAATTTTTTGAGAATTTGGAGAAATCTTCATATACCCTATTGAGTTTAATTCGTGGTTATAAAAAAGACCAATTGAACTTATTACGGGAGTATTTGAAACACCGTTTTCACTTATCAACCAAGCATAAAACTTATCATTATTCCATTCATGTGCAATTAACCATATATCTTTTCCGTTTTGATGATATATTGCAGTATTTTTCTCCAAAACGGAATCAAGCAACAATATATTTTTCGCTGTAATTTTGCCTAATCCTGAGTTTTCAGTCATATCGGCAATTGAATATTTTAATCCGTCAGTATTATATTTTGAATTCTTATTATTTAAAAAATCATCAAAAGTAAATATATAATATAAGTTGTCATTTCCGGGTTGAGGAATTATAATTGCAGATTGTGTTGAAGATGTATCTCCCGTAAGACCTTCTCCGTTTTCCATAATTTGATGTTCTTTATTCCAAACTGTCATTCCGTTTGTGTAAAAAAGCAAATTCCCCGCAGAATCTGATGCAACCGCACAACCTTCATAATTTTTTAATTGTCCGTTTATTAACGGTTCCGGTTTTCCTGAACTGAAATCTAAACCGGCATAATTTCCGAAATACCAATAATCTGATTCATGTTGACTGAATGAGATAAAATTTAAAACTAATAAACTTGATATTATTATATATATTTTCAGCACAAAAAATTATGTTTTTCATATTTATGACTTTAAAATTAAAGTATAAGTTGCAATATCCAAAAGATTTTTAAATATAACATATTAAAGCTGTTTCAATGTTTGTAACACAACAAAAAGTTATTAATTTTGTTATGTTAATAAACTAAAAAATCTATTCCCATGAAAAAGCTATTAATTATCATTTCAATATCAGCATTTTCAATAACTTCATTCTCACAAGATAAAAAGATTCTAAAAATAGAATCGTATTTTAATCAAGCCGAATACAACAAATGTATCTCAAAATCAAATGATTATATTTCTAAAAATGACAAACAGCCTGCTCCGTATTTTTATCTTGCAATGTCGGAATACGAAATTTACAAAAAGCAATCTGATATTAAAACTTTTAAATCAATTGTAAAAAATTTATATAAAGGACTAAAAAAAGACAAAGACTTAAAATATAAAAAGCTTTTTGAAACTGAGCTTAATGATATTCACACAATTTTAAAAACAAATGCCTATAATTATTATGAAGCAAATAAAAATCAATCAAGATTTTACTATGATTATCTTGCAAAAATATATAATGACACACTTGAACAATATAATGAAGTTGTATTAAATATTGAACCGAGACCCGATGCAAAAATAATAGAACTTATAAAAAAAGGTGAACTGAATCAAACTGATGAAAACGGATTAAAACAAGGAAAATGGAAGAAAGTATATTCCAACGGTGTTACTGCTTATGAAGTATTCTTTAAAGATAATAAACCTACCGGAGAATTAAAACGTTACCATGAAAACGGAACACTGTCTTCACTACTTGATTATGATGACGAAGGTAAATTTGCCCATGCAAATTTTTATAATGAAAAAGGGAAAAAGATTTCGGAAGGTACTTATAAAGGCAAGCAAAAAGTTGGGAAATGGATTTATTTTAAAGAAGACACAAAAATAAAAGAAGAAGAATATAAAGACGGAAAGTTACACGGTTTTCAGATAACTTATTTTGACAACGGTCAAATATACGATAAAAAGAAATTTGTTAACGGAATCCAAATAGGTGTTTGGGAGAAATACCATAAAAACGGAAAACCAAGCTTAAAAGCTTTTTTGGTAAACGGTTTAATGGACGGACCTGTATTAAGATATTATCCTTCGGGCTTAATTGAAGTAAAAGGACAATATAAAAATGACCTGAAAGAAGGAAAATGGACTTTTTACAGTGAAGATGGCGAAACTGATATAATTGAATATAAAAAAGGAGTTGATATAAACGAAGCAGAAGTTGAAAAAAAGGAATCGGAAGAATACAAAAAAAATATTGAAAAAGGGAAAAATCTGTTAGACCCTGCAAATTTTAAAGATAACCCCGAAGATTACCCGTTTAAATAAACTTTCTTACAGTTAAAACTAAACCATGAAACCATTCAAATTTATTCTCACAGCACTATTTTTTATTACAATATCATCCTGTAATTCAACCTTTTACACAGTCAGCACAAATACTGACCATATTAATAATGCAGGAATTATTTATGCATTACCGAAAACCAAATTAAATATCAATATTGAAATAACAGAAATTTATAAACAAAAAGGACCGTTTTCAGATTACACATATTTATACTTTAATACAAAAAATGCAATAAAGAAAAATGAAGTTAAGTATAAAATATCCGGCATTTCTGTTGAAACTATTCCCGTTTTAGATTCTTCAAATATTTATTGCATAAATACGAAAAAAAACAATACTCCTAATTTGGTAAATTTAACTCCCGAAGGATTTATTGCAGGAATTAACCTTAATGATTACAGAGCAGAAAAAATACAAATTGAACAAAAAAATGTCTCAGAATTAACTCAAAAAAATAAAATTTTAGATTATGCAGATTTTTCTTTAAAATCAATTCAAGAAACAAAATTTGATACAATTTATAAAGAAGTAATTAAAGACTCAGTTTTAGTAAGAATCCCCATAATTAAAAAGAAAAAAGTTTTTAAATCCGTTGAAAAACAAGCAAAAGAAATTGCCGAAGTTCTATTTTTATTAAGAGATGACCGAAATGCCTTACTTACAGGCGAAAACGACGGAAATAACTTCCCCGACGGAAATGCCCTAAAAACAATGCTTATCGAATTAAGCAATTTAGAAAAGCAATATATGAGTTTGTTTACAGGACAAGAAGTTAAAATAAAGAAAAACTATAACCTTAGTATTATTCCCGAAAAAAGCAAAACAGACAGTTTATTATTCCTTTTCAGTTTTTCTAAAAATACCGGAATTTCATTTAATAACAGTCAAATATCAAAAAATAATATCTATTTAAAGTTAAATAAAAATGATAAGCTGAAATTTACAAAAGAATATACAGACCTCAATAATAAAAAAAATAAAAATGCTCCAAAAGGCTTAAAGGGGCTTATATACATAATTCCTGCAGATATAAGTTCGGAAGTAATATATAACAATACAGTAATTCTTGAAAAACTTATTAAAATTTCACAATTAGGGACATTAAATCTTATTCCTTCAAAAATTTTACAAGAAAATATCAGTATTGAGTTTTACCCTCAATACGGCTCTTTAAAAAGAATTTCAAAAATAAAATCCGAATAATGCAACCAAGAAGCGATTATACTATCAGTTATAATTCAATCCTTAAATATCTTTTATGAAACTTAAATATTTATTATTTGCAATTGTTTTATTTTCCGGAATTCAATTATTTGCTCAACAAAACTATTCTAAAGTCAGAATTTATACTGACATACAAGGAATAAACAAAATTCAAAAATTAGGAATTGATTTAGAAAGCCTGAAAGGTAAGCCGGAAAAATTCATAGAACTTGAAATATCTGAAAACGAAATAAAAAAAATATCTGAAAACGGATTTAAATACGACATAATAATCAAAGATATGTCAAAATTCTACCGAGAAAGATATTCACAATCTGTCATCAAAAACAATAATTCATTAAAAGGTGTTAATTATGTTACCCCTATAAACTTTAATTATGGTTCTATGGGAGGTTTTTTAACACTTGATGAAGTTTATGCCGAACTGGATGAAATGACAAATTTATACCCAAACTTAATTTCTGCAAAATATACAATCGGGAATACACAAACAAATGAAGGAAGAAATATATATGCAATAAAAATTTCCGACAACCCGAATGTTAACGAAAGTGAACCGGAAGTTCTTTATACATCATTAACACATGCAAGAGAACCCGCAGCAATGCAAGCATTAATTTGGTATATGTGGTATTTTCTTGAAAATTACGGAACAAATGACGAAATAACTTATTTAGTCGATAATCTAGAATTATATTTTATTCCTGTGGTTAATCCTGACGGTTATGAATACAATTATTCAACCGACCCCAACGGAGGAGGAATGTGGCGAAAAAATAAAAGAGATAATAACGGAGGAGGGTTTAGTGAATATTATGACGGAGTTGATTTAAATAGAAACTACGGTTTTAAATGGGGATATGATGATATAGGATCTTCTCCTGACCAAACAAGTTCAACTTACAGAGGAGCATCTGCTTTCTCAGAACCCGAAACACAAATAATAAGAGATTTTACTAACCAACATGAATTTCTTTTAGCACATAACCATCACACATACAGCGAATTAATTATTATCCCTTACGGCTATGAAGAAATTCATTCCCCTGATGATAATTTTTTAAGAACTTCGGCATATCTTATGGCTTCCGAAAACGAATATACCGTAGGACAAGGATGGGAAATTCTTTATACAGTTAACGGTGACGCAGATGATTGGATGTACGGAGAACAAACTTCAAAGCCCAAAATTATGGCTTATACGCAAGAAACCGGACAAAGTTTTTGGCCTTCGCAAAGTCAAATTATTCCTTTATGCGAAGAAAGCTATTTATCAAATTTATATTTAGCTCGTTTTGCTACACCTTATGCAGAACTTTCGGATAATTCTCCGAATTATGTTTCGAGAACGGGATATTTAAAATATAATATTAAAAGAATGGGATTATCGGGTAACGGAAATTATACCGTAACAATTACACCAGACAATGCTGTTTTTTCATCATTAGGAAATACCCAAAATATAGTTTTAGCAGAAACTTTAAACGAAAAATCAGATTCAATTTCATATGTTTTAAGTAATAACATTCAATACGGTGATGAATTTTCATATACGGTAACCGTAAGCCAAGGGTCGTATTCATTAAGTAAAACTTTTACAAAATCATATTACGAAACGGAGATTATTATTAAAGACGAAGGAGATGATTTAAATAATTGGACTACATCAGGATGGTCGGTAACTTCGGAGAATTATCATTCTGCAAGCAATTCAATTACCGATTCGGAAGGCGGAAATTATACAAATAATGTAAGCAGTGCAATAACACTTACAAATGAAATTGATTTAACCGGAATTGAA
Protein-coding regions in this window:
- a CDS encoding DUF4831 family protein: MKPFKFILTALFFITISSCNSTFYTVSTNTDHINNAGIIYALPKTKLNINIEITEIYKQKGPFSDYTYLYFNTKNAIKKNEVKYKISGISVETIPVLDSSNIYCINTKKNNTPNLVNLTPEGFIAGINLNDYRAEKIQIEQKNVSELTQKNKILDYADFSLKSIQETKFDTIYKEVIKDSVLVRIPIIKKKKVFKSVEKQAKEIAEVLFLLRDDRNALLTGENDGNNFPDGNALKTMLIELSNLEKQYMSLFTGQEVKIKKNYNLSIIPEKSKTDSLLFLFSFSKNTGISFNNSQISKNNIYLKLNKNDKLKFTKEYTDLNNKKNKNAPKGLKGLIYIIPADISSEVIYNNTVILEKLIKISQLGTLNLIPSKILQENISIEFYPQYGSLKRISKIKSE
- a CDS encoding immune inhibitor A is translated as MKLKYLLFAIVLFSGIQLFAQQNYSKVRIYTDIQGINKIQKLGIDLESLKGKPEKFIELEISENEIKKISENGFKYDIIIKDMSKFYRERYSQSVIKNNNSLKGVNYVTPINFNYGSMGGFLTLDEVYAELDEMTNLYPNLISAKYTIGNTQTNEGRNIYAIKISDNPNVNESEPEVLYTSLTHAREPAAMQALIWYMWYFLENYGTNDEITYLVDNLELYFIPVVNPDGYEYNYSTDPNGGGMWRKNKRDNNGGGFSEYYDGVDLNRNYGFKWGYDDIGSSPDQTSSTYRGASAFSEPETQIIRDFTNQHEFLLAHNHHTYSELIIIPYGYEEIHSPDDNFLRTSAYLMASENEYTVGQGWEILYTVNGDADDWMYGEQTSKPKIMAYTQETGQSFWPSQSQIIPLCEESYLSNLYLARFATPYAELSDNSPNYVSRTGYLKYNIKRMGLSGNGNYTVTITPDNAVFSSLGNTQNIVLAETLNEKSDSISYVLSNNIQYGDEFSYTVTVSQGSYSLSKTFTKSYYETEIIIKDEGDDLNNWTTSGWSVTSENYHSASNSITDSEGGNYTNNVSSAITLTNEIDLTGIENPHLTFWAKWNIESDWDYVQFSISTNNGSTWTPVTTNNTNPGEGSFQPSGEPVYDGASVWVQEMLDLSSYVNQSVKFRFELHSDVSVTDDGFYFDDFTVSSTLTSPLSASITVEAGCGANSGTATIYSTMTGTQTFYLKDDAGNPVNNRTGDASSHQFTGLSNRIYRGQVEKGVDISTLSNPAELINVTEVSVAPSYVNASETSACLSAGTTLSYSGGSGSIFNWYAGSCGNILTGNGNNLVVYPTSETTYYGRWENACGNSSCEQVTVSILPETNIISQPQDVNTVTGSNVSFYVTAEGNNITYQWQKNSSNISGATSATYTINNAQVSDAGDYNVTINGDCGSVTSEIATLSIASSVKNIQENLFTIFPNPSKGNFNIHFSEISKNVAVEITDISGKTISNSFYKEVNQSGIRINDLSEGFYFINITIDNLRYSKKLIIN